The Candidatus Cloacimonadota bacterium sequence TATGCAAAAGCCAGACCTTCGATCATTTCGGGATCGTATTCCAGCGCCCAGGTCATGAAGAAAGCAGTTTCTGCTCCGCCTGCGGTGATCACTTCATCCAGTAATGTCGCATACTCATAAAACAATTGCGGATTGTCGATCGGTCTGGTGCTTTGTTCCTGCAGGACAACGATATCCCAATTTTCATCCAGAATGGTCTGCAGCGTGTTGGCATTGTTATAATGCGATTCCAGAGTTGCTCCGCCTGCAGTTATATCATCACAGAAAATTTCTGCGTGTTGATACTCGGAAAGCACAAGTTCCTGCAAATGATAATCGATCCCGCCATTTGTGTAGGTGTAACTGTTTCCGATAAAAAGGATTCGCTGTGGAGGTTCTTGCTCCTCCATTGAAAAAGTGATGCTTTCAATTTCATCTAAAGGGATCGATTCCGAAGTTCCGTCTGTTTTGTCGATGACCATGTCGGTGGCAGATAGTGAAAACATTATCAGAAGTATTGATATTTTGAATGCAATTTTCATATATTACTTCAAAATTTTATCAGATCAAACTTCGTGAATTTTTATTTCGATATGTTCGGCAAAATTTATAAAATCATAATCTGTTGTGAATATTGAGAAATCGTTATTGTATGAAACAGCACAGAGCAAAAAGTCAATGAAAGAACCTTGAACACCTTTACTCATAAGAGTGTTATAAAATTCAGCAGCTTTTTCATAATCTTCTGAATTAATCGGCAGATCGGAAAATGCAGAAAGTTTTGATTTGAGTTTTTTGAATTGATTCTGTGATTTAATGCCGGAAAGAATTTCTTGTCGAACCGGACCGACCATTACAACTCTCGTTTCTTTTATTAGTTCTACTAACTCATTTAATATCTCTTTTTCAACTTCATTCATGTTTTCTTCTTTTCGTCGCAGAGCAAGAGACCATACTGATGTATCTACCAGAACTTTCATGTTCGCTCTCTACCTTTTTTGTAATCATATTTTTGATG is a genomic window containing:
- a CDS encoding PIN domain-containing protein; translated protein: MKVLVDTSVWSLALRRKEENMNEVEKEILNELVELIKETRVVMVGPVRQEILSGIKSQNQFKKLKSKLSAFSDLPINSEDYEKAAEFYNTLMSKGVQGSFIDFLLCAVSYNNDFSIFTTDYDFINFAEHIEIKIHEV